The Halomonas sp. 7T genome contains a region encoding:
- the atpB gene encoding F0F1 ATP synthase subunit A, protein MAADNEVSAIYYIQHHLQNLTFGKHPENGWSLASTSAEASEMGFWAIHLDTMGWSIGMGVLFLWLFRKAGKVATTGVPGGLQNAVEMVIEFIENLTRSTFHGNNKHIAPIALTLFMWILLMNSLKIIPVDYFPQLFGKLGFEYMKIVPTTDVNATLGMAFGVFLMILYYSIKVKGAGGFAKELSLTPFNHWSLIPFNLVLEIVGLIVKPISLGLRLFGNMFAGEVIFILIALLPFWAIWLLDVPWAIFHILVVSLQAFIFTTLSIVYLSAAHEHH, encoded by the coding sequence ATGGCAGCGGATAACGAAGTATCGGCCATCTATTACATACAGCACCACCTCCAGAATCTTACGTTCGGAAAGCATCCGGAGAACGGTTGGTCGCTTGCGTCCACCTCTGCCGAAGCCTCTGAAATGGGATTTTGGGCCATCCACCTGGATACCATGGGGTGGTCAATTGGAATGGGTGTACTATTCCTTTGGCTATTCCGTAAAGCCGGAAAGGTAGCTACGACCGGCGTACCAGGTGGTCTTCAAAATGCGGTAGAAATGGTCATCGAGTTTATTGAAAACTTGACCCGTTCTACGTTCCACGGCAATAACAAGCACATCGCGCCGATCGCACTCACGCTCTTCATGTGGATTCTTCTCATGAACAGTCTGAAGATCATCCCGGTCGACTATTTCCCCCAGCTTTTCGGCAAGCTTGGCTTCGAATACATGAAAATCGTACCGACCACAGACGTTAATGCGACGTTAGGTATGGCTTTTGGTGTGTTCTTAATGATTCTTTACTACAGCATCAAAGTAAAAGGTGCCGGTGGTTTTGCTAAAGAGCTTTCGCTCACGCCGTTCAACCACTGGTCGCTCATTCCCTTTAACTTAGTGCTAGAGATTGTTGGCCTGATCGTAAAGCCGATCAGCCTGGGCCTACGTCTGTTCGGCAACATGTTTGCCGGTGAAGTTATCTTCATTCTGATTGCCCTGCTACCCTTCTGGGCTATCTGGCTGTTAGATGTGCCATGGGCCATCTTCCATATTTTGGTGGTATCGTTGCAGGCCTTCATCTTCACGACGCTGTCGATCGTGTACTTGAGTGCCGCACACGAGCATCACTAA
- the atpE gene encoding F0F1 ATP synthase subunit C, whose amino-acid sequence MEIVYIAAAIIISVSALATGLGFAMLGGKLLESTARQPELGDQLQTKTFIMAGLLDAVPMIGVGIAMYLIFVVAG is encoded by the coding sequence ATGGAAATCGTCTACATCGCTGCCGCCATCATTATCAGTGTTAGCGCTCTGGCAACTGGTCTGGGTTTCGCCATGCTGGGTGGTAAACTGCTTGAATCTACCGCGCGTCAGCCGGAACTGGGCGACCAGCTGCAAACCAAAACCTTCATCATGGCCGGTCTGCTGGATGCCGTTCCGATGATCGGTGTTGGTATCGCGATGTACCTGATCTTCGTTGTTGCCGGTTAA
- a CDS encoding F0F1 ATP synthase subunit B: MNINMTLIGQTIAFAIFVWFCIKYVWPPISNALHERQKKIADGLDAASRATRDLELAQERAEQTLRESKEQASQILEQANKRSAQMIEEAREQARAEGERLVANARSEIEQEINRAKDELRAQVSHLAIVGAERVLEASVDEKAHRDLLDKLAAEL; this comes from the coding sequence GTGAATATCAACATGACGCTTATCGGGCAGACGATCGCCTTCGCGATCTTTGTCTGGTTTTGCATAAAATATGTGTGGCCTCCGATCAGCAACGCGCTTCACGAGCGTCAAAAGAAAATTGCTGATGGCTTGGACGCAGCTAGCCGTGCTACCCGTGATCTTGAGCTAGCTCAAGAGCGTGCTGAACAGACGCTACGCGAGAGCAAGGAACAGGCATCTCAAATTCTCGAGCAAGCGAATAAGCGCTCTGCCCAAATGATCGAAGAGGCACGTGAACAAGCACGTGCTGAAGGCGAACGTTTGGTGGCCAATGCTCGGTCAGAAATTGAGCAAGAAATTAACCGCGCGAAAGACGAGCTGCGTGCACAGGTTTCCCACCTTGCGATCGTAGGCGCTGAGCGTGTTCTTGAAGCCTCTGTTGACGAGAAAGCGCACCGCGACTTGCTTGATAAGCTTGCCGCTGAACTGTAA
- a CDS encoding F0F1 ATP synthase subunit delta — protein sequence MAEQSTVARPYAKAAFEYARDHQALDAWSQALAMAGSIVIDRQVAGLLGSPKLSSEQKVSLVADMLGDNADDAFKRFLTTLADQRRLATLDAIADQFEYLRAEHEQRIDVTVVSAYKLDSKQKTKLGNALKKRLNREISITTQVDKSLIGGVILRAGDTVIDGSVRGRLNRLSEALTV from the coding sequence ATGGCGGAACAATCTACCGTCGCTCGTCCTTACGCCAAAGCGGCGTTTGAATACGCGCGCGATCACCAAGCGCTTGATGCTTGGTCGCAGGCACTGGCAATGGCGGGATCAATCGTTATTGATCGCCAAGTTGCTGGCCTGCTAGGTAGTCCCAAACTCAGCAGTGAACAGAAAGTGTCGTTAGTAGCAGATATGCTGGGCGACAACGCAGACGATGCGTTTAAACGCTTTCTAACCACTTTGGCCGATCAGCGTCGCTTAGCGACGTTGGATGCTATTGCTGACCAGTTTGAATACCTTCGCGCAGAGCATGAGCAGCGTATCGACGTCACTGTGGTTTCAGCTTACAAGCTGGACAGCAAGCAGAAGACCAAGCTAGGCAACGCGCTCAAGAAACGTCTAAATCGCGAAATCTCCATTACTACTCAGGTGGACAAGTCGCTTATCGGCGGTGTCATCCTGCGTGCCGGCGACACCGTCATTGACGGGTCGGTGCGTGGTCGATTGAACCGCCTTTCCGAAGCGCTGACCGTTTGA
- the atpA gene encoding F0F1 ATP synthase subunit alpha, with amino-acid sequence MQQLNPSEISDIIKQRIEKLDVASEARNQGTIVSVSDGIVKIHGLEDAMFGEMIEFPNSIFGMVLNLERDSVGAVVLGDYLQLEEGMTAKCTGRILEVPVGPELIGRVVDALGNPIDGKGDINAKMTDAVEKVAPGVITRQSVDEPIQTGLKSIDAMVPIGRGQRELIIGDRQIGKSAIAIDAIINQKGKGVTCVYVAIGQKQSTIANVVRKLEEHGAMEHTIVVAAGAADPAPMQFLAAYSGCTMGEYFRDRGEDALIVYDDLSKQAVAYRQVSLLLRRPPGREAYPGDVFYLHSRLLERAARVNVDYVEKFTNGEVKGKTGSLTALPIIETQGGDVSAFVPTNVISITDGQIFLETNLFNSGIRPAINAGLSVSRVGGAAQTKIIKKLGGSVRLALAQYRELAAFSQFASDLDEATRKQLEHGQRVTELMKQNQYSPMSVAQMALSLYAANEGHLDDVSVEKVLDFERALHDYMKSEHGDLLDKINQTGDYNGEIQDGLKSGLEKFKATQSW; translated from the coding sequence ATGCAGCAACTGAATCCTTCCGAGATCAGCGACATCATCAAGCAGCGAATTGAGAAGCTTGACGTCGCATCTGAAGCCCGTAATCAGGGCACCATCGTCAGCGTTTCCGACGGTATCGTGAAAATTCACGGCCTCGAAGACGCGATGTTTGGTGAAATGATTGAATTTCCCAACAGCATTTTTGGCATGGTACTGAACCTGGAGCGCGACTCCGTCGGTGCCGTTGTCCTGGGTGACTACCTGCAGCTTGAAGAAGGTATGACCGCTAAGTGTACCGGTCGTATCCTTGAAGTACCGGTAGGTCCTGAGCTGATTGGTCGCGTTGTCGATGCGCTGGGTAACCCCATCGATGGCAAGGGCGACATTAACGCCAAAATGACCGACGCGGTAGAAAAAGTAGCGCCCGGCGTTATTACCCGTCAGTCCGTTGATGAGCCGATCCAGACCGGTTTGAAATCTATCGATGCCATGGTGCCAATCGGTCGTGGTCAGCGTGAGCTGATCATCGGTGACCGTCAGATTGGTAAGTCCGCCATTGCTATCGATGCGATCATCAACCAGAAAGGCAAAGGCGTTACCTGTGTTTACGTTGCCATCGGTCAGAAGCAGTCGACCATTGCTAACGTGGTACGCAAGCTAGAAGAGCACGGTGCGATGGAACACACCATCGTCGTAGCTGCAGGCGCTGCCGATCCGGCACCCATGCAGTTCCTGGCCGCTTACTCTGGCTGCACCATGGGTGAGTACTTCCGCGATCGCGGTGAAGACGCACTGATCGTTTATGATGATCTTTCCAAGCAGGCTGTGGCCTATCGCCAGGTATCACTGCTACTGCGTCGTCCGCCGGGCCGTGAAGCGTATCCGGGTGACGTTTTCTATCTCCACTCTCGTCTGCTTGAGCGTGCTGCACGCGTAAACGTCGACTATGTAGAGAAGTTCACCAACGGTGAAGTGAAAGGTAAAACCGGTTCGTTAACCGCGCTGCCGATTATTGAAACCCAAGGTGGCGACGTATCAGCGTTCGTTCCGACCAACGTAATCTCGATTACCGATGGTCAGATCTTCCTGGAAACCAACCTGTTTAACTCCGGTATTCGTCCGGCGATTAACGCAGGTCTTTCGGTTTCTCGTGTCGGTGGTGCTGCACAGACCAAAATCATCAAGAAACTGGGCGGTAGCGTGCGTCTAGCACTGGCTCAGTATCGTGAACTGGCGGCATTCTCGCAGTTTGCGTCTGATCTTGATGAAGCGACGCGTAAGCAGCTTGAGCACGGTCAGCGCGTGACCGAGCTGATGAAACAGAACCAGTACTCGCCGATGTCTGTGGCGCAAATGGCGCTGTCTCTGTATGCCGCTAACGAAGGTCACCTGGATGATGTGAGCGTCGAAAAAGTGTTGGACTTCGAACGTGCTCTGCACGATTACATGAAGTCTGAACACGGCGACCTGCTCGATAAGATCAACCAGACCGGCGACTACAACGGCGAGATTCAGGACGGCTTGAAGTCAGGTCTCGAGAAGTTCAAGGCGACTCAGAGCTGGTAA
- the atpG gene encoding F0F1 ATP synthase subunit gamma, producing MAAAKEIRTQIGSIKNTQKITSAMEMVAASKMRKAQDLMKAGQPYAKQIRNVVGHIADANPEYKHDYMVERNEVNRVGYIVVSTDRGLCGGLNVNLFKAVVKDAMSWKKQGAELDFCALGSKAGAFFRNYGGNLVAAKSGLGEAPTVEGLIGSVKVMLEAYDDGRLDRLYVVYNEFVNTMTQRPVVRQLLPLSSDMGADAKHDEENARPGSWDYLYEPDAKALLDSLLVRFIESQVYQAVVENGACEQAARMIAMKSATDNAGNLIDDLEMVYNKARQAAITQEISEIVGGASAV from the coding sequence ATGGCAGCTGCAAAAGAGATACGCACCCAGATCGGGAGCATTAAAAATACGCAGAAGATTACCAGTGCCATGGAAATGGTCGCTGCATCGAAAATGCGTAAAGCGCAAGATCTGATGAAGGCTGGCCAGCCGTACGCCAAGCAGATCCGCAACGTGGTAGGCCATATTGCCGACGCAAACCCCGAATACAAGCACGACTACATGGTCGAGCGTAACGAGGTAAACCGCGTTGGTTATATTGTGGTCTCCACCGACCGCGGTCTGTGTGGTGGTTTAAACGTCAACTTGTTCAAGGCTGTGGTGAAAGACGCCATGTCCTGGAAGAAGCAAGGCGCTGAGCTGGACTTCTGTGCCCTCGGCTCTAAAGCCGGTGCTTTTTTCCGTAACTACGGGGGCAACCTGGTTGCCGCCAAAAGTGGTTTAGGAGAAGCACCGACCGTTGAGGGTCTGATCGGTAGTGTTAAGGTCATGCTCGAAGCTTACGACGACGGGCGTCTAGACCGTCTGTACGTGGTATATAACGAATTCGTTAATACCATGACACAGCGTCCCGTTGTACGTCAGCTTCTTCCGCTGTCGTCCGATATGGGCGCTGACGCGAAGCATGACGAAGAAAACGCCCGTCCCGGAAGCTGGGACTACCTGTATGAACCGGATGCCAAGGCGTTGCTAGACAGCCTGTTGGTTCGATTCATCGAATCGCAGGTGTATCAGGCGGTAGTCGAAAACGGTGCGTGCGAGCAGGCCGCCCGAATGATCGCTATGAAGAGTGCCACTGATAACGCGGGCAACCTGATCGACGATCTGGAGATGGTATACAACAAGGCCCGTCAGGCCGCCATCACCCAGGAAATTTCCGAGATCGTCGGCGGCGCTTCTGCCGTATAA
- the atpD gene encoding F0F1 ATP synthase subunit beta, whose amino-acid sequence MSGRIVQIIGAVIDVEFPRDSVPKVYDALKVSEKETILEVQQQLGDGVVRTIAMGSTEGLKRGLDVTSTGAAISVPVGKETLGRIMNVLGEPIDEAGDIGEQERMPIHRKAPSYADQAASNELLETGIKVIDLVCPFAKGGKVGLFGGAGVGKTVNMMELIRNIATEHSGYSVFAGVGERTREGNDFYHEMTESNVIDKVALVYGQMNEPPGNRLRVALTGLTIAEKFRDEGRDVLLFVDNIYRYTLAGTEVSALLGRMPSAVGYQPTLAEEMGVLQERITSTKTGSITSVQAVYVPADDLTDPSPATTFSHLDATVVLARSIAELGIYPAIDPLDSTSRQLDPLVVGEEHYNTARGVQNVLQRYKELKDIIAILGMDELSDEDKLAVSRARKIQRFLSQPFFVAEVFTGSPGKYVSLKDTITGFQGILAGEYDDLPEQAFYMVGSIDEAVEKANQMKK is encoded by the coding sequence ATGAGCGGACGTATCGTACAAATCATCGGCGCGGTGATTGACGTAGAGTTTCCGCGGGACTCTGTGCCCAAGGTCTACGACGCGCTGAAGGTCTCCGAAAAAGAGACCATCCTCGAAGTCCAGCAGCAGCTGGGCGACGGCGTGGTGCGCACCATCGCCATGGGCTCCACTGAGGGCTTGAAACGTGGCTTGGACGTGACCAGCACAGGTGCTGCGATTTCCGTACCGGTTGGTAAGGAAACGCTGGGTCGTATCATGAACGTACTCGGCGAGCCGATTGACGAAGCGGGCGACATTGGCGAGCAAGAGCGCATGCCGATTCACCGTAAAGCACCGAGCTATGCCGACCAAGCAGCGTCTAATGAGCTGTTGGAAACCGGTATCAAAGTTATCGACTTGGTCTGCCCGTTCGCTAAGGGTGGTAAAGTCGGTCTGTTCGGCGGTGCCGGTGTTGGTAAAACCGTTAACATGATGGAGCTTATCCGCAACATCGCCACCGAGCACAGCGGCTACTCTGTATTCGCTGGTGTCGGTGAGCGTACGCGTGAGGGTAACGACTTCTATCATGAAATGACTGAATCCAACGTTATCGATAAGGTAGCGCTGGTGTACGGTCAGATGAACGAGCCGCCCGGCAACCGTTTGCGCGTGGCGCTGACCGGTCTAACCATCGCTGAGAAATTCCGTGATGAAGGCCGTGACGTTCTGCTATTCGTCGATAACATCTACCGTTACACCCTGGCGGGTACCGAAGTATCTGCCCTGCTGGGTCGTATGCCGTCTGCGGTAGGTTACCAGCCGACACTGGCGGAAGAGATGGGCGTTCTTCAGGAGCGTATCACCTCGACCAAGACAGGCTCGATCACATCCGTACAGGCCGTTTACGTCCCTGCGGATGACTTGACCGACCCGTCGCCGGCGACCACCTTCTCGCACCTGGACGCCACCGTCGTATTGGCGCGTTCTATCGCTGAGCTAGGTATCTACCCGGCTATCGATCCGCTGGATTCTACCTCACGTCAGTTGGATCCGCTGGTCGTCGGTGAAGAGCACTACAACACCGCTCGCGGCGTACAGAACGTTCTACAGCGTTATAAAGAGCTGAAGGATATTATCGCGATTTTGGGTATGGACGAGCTGTCTGATGAAGATAAGCTGGCTGTATCTCGCGCGCGTAAAATCCAGCGCTTCCTGTCGCAGCCGTTCTTCGTGGCCGAGGTCTTCACTGGCTCGCCCGGTAAGTATGTTTCTCTGAAAGATACTATTACTGGCTTCCAGGGCATCCTCGCGGGCGAGTATGACGATCTGCCGGAACAGGCCTTCTACATGGTCGGCTCCATCGACGAAGCTGTCGAAAAAGCCAACCAGATGAAGAAGTAA
- a CDS encoding F0F1 ATP synthase subunit epsilon: MANSFTCNIVSAEASIFSGSVEQVVASGIMGDLGILPGHAPLLTELQPGPVRVIHDDGKEENFFVSGGFMEVQPDVVTILADAAARAGDLDEAAAEDARQQALKAFNEKSAELDYTRAAAELAEAVAQLRTIQQLRKKAGKG; encoded by the coding sequence ATGGCGAATAGCTTCACTTGCAATATCGTCAGCGCTGAAGCATCTATCTTCTCAGGCAGTGTTGAGCAGGTAGTGGCTTCCGGGATTATGGGTGACCTCGGCATTTTGCCGGGGCACGCCCCGCTGCTGACCGAGCTTCAGCCGGGCCCTGTCCGCGTGATCCACGATGATGGCAAGGAAGAAAACTTCTTTGTCTCAGGTGGCTTCATGGAAGTCCAGCCGGACGTGGTAACGATCCTGGCAGACGCTGCGGCGCGTGCAGGCGACCTCGATGAGGCTGCCGCTGAAGACGCGCGTCAGCAAGCGCTGAAAGCCTTTAACGAGAAATCAGCGGAGCTGGATTATACCCGTGCTGCTGCTGAACTTGCCGAAGCCGTTGCTCAGCTGCGAACGATCCAGCAGCTGCGTAAAAAGGCGGGTAAAGGCTAG
- the mgtE gene encoding magnesium transporter, whose translation MSLNDETLQELKSELLDELNKEQSDKAFLAERLAEFRSADIGEVIEELIEEDEELPAALLVLDILSTERAANVLGYLPRESQLEVVGKLSDTQVLKLLEEMGSDERADLFNLLGEDRREALLRRMAHQEREDLKRLASYEEGTAGAIMTSDYVAIASGMTVSQAMMRVRQTAPDAETVYQLYVLDSDGQLIGTMSLRQLMVARPGALVDDIMIKDVIHTPVDKEQEDVARIVARYDLLALPVVDADGRMVGIVTHDDAMDVAESEATEDIHKGMSIGQLEDGVSRVPLWSLYRKRVFWLVLLVFANLFSGAGIAYFEDTIAAQVALVFFLPLLIGSGGNAGAQAATLMVRGMATGDVGVKDWSKMLGRELLVAGSLGLTMAVAVTPIGVMRGGEAVGIIVALSMVTIVLFGSMIGMCLPFLLERFKVDPATASAPLVTTLIDATGVLIYFSIATAILAGV comes from the coding sequence ATGTCATTGAACGATGAAACCCTACAGGAACTAAAATCTGAGCTGCTTGACGAGCTAAATAAAGAACAATCAGACAAAGCGTTTCTTGCGGAGCGCTTAGCCGAATTTCGTTCGGCAGACATTGGTGAGGTCATTGAAGAGCTCATTGAAGAGGACGAAGAGCTGCCCGCTGCGTTGCTGGTACTCGATATTCTCTCCACCGAGCGTGCTGCCAACGTACTGGGGTATCTACCAAGAGAAAGTCAGCTAGAAGTGGTGGGTAAGCTGTCGGACACTCAGGTGCTTAAACTGCTCGAAGAGATGGGGTCTGATGAGCGGGCTGACTTATTTAATCTGCTGGGTGAAGACCGCCGAGAAGCGCTGCTTCGCCGTATGGCCCACCAAGAGCGGGAAGATTTAAAACGTTTAGCGAGTTATGAAGAGGGCACTGCAGGCGCCATCATGACCTCTGACTATGTGGCCATAGCCAGTGGCATGACGGTGTCGCAAGCCATGATGCGCGTGCGTCAAACCGCCCCCGATGCAGAAACGGTGTATCAGCTCTACGTGCTCGATAGCGACGGCCAACTGATCGGCACCATGTCGCTGCGCCAGCTCATGGTGGCGCGCCCTGGGGCGCTGGTGGATGACATCATGATTAAAGATGTTATCCACACCCCCGTTGATAAAGAGCAGGAAGACGTGGCCCGCATTGTGGCCCGCTATGATTTACTTGCCCTGCCGGTGGTTGACGCTGACGGACGCATGGTGGGTATTGTGACCCACGATGACGCCATGGACGTTGCCGAGTCGGAAGCCACCGAAGATATCCACAAAGGGATGTCGATTGGCCAGCTGGAAGATGGCGTTAGCCGTGTGCCGTTATGGAGTCTTTATCGTAAACGGGTCTTCTGGCTGGTACTGCTGGTGTTTGCCAACCTGTTTTCAGGCGCAGGTATTGCCTACTTTGAAGACACCATTGCAGCCCAAGTGGCGCTGGTGTTCTTTTTACCCTTACTGATTGGTAGCGGCGGTAACGCAGGTGCCCAAGCGGCCACGCTAATGGTACGCGGTATGGCAACCGGCGATGTGGGAGTTAAAGACTGGAGCAAAATGCTCGGCCGTGAGCTGTTGGTCGCAGGGTCGCTAGGTCTGACAATGGCGGTAGCGGTCACGCCGATAGGCGTCATGCGCGGCGGTGAAGCGGTGGGCATTATTGTTGCGCTTAGTATGGTCACGATTGTGCTCTTTGGCAGCATGATCGGCATGTGTCTGCCGTTTCTGTTAGAGCGCTTTAAAGTCGACCCGGCGACAGCCTCAGCACCGCTGGTAACCACGTTGATTGACGCCACGGGCGTGTTGATTTACTTCAGTATTGCCACTGCCATACTGGCAGGCGTTTAG
- a CDS encoding cation diffusion facilitator family transporter → MTQTVETPVVPNRELDSQEAKRVTYIGAWLDGLLSIVKVAVGFFVGSAALIADGIHSLSDLVTDGFVLAAIHYGRQEPDIDHHYGHGRIETLTTLLLGSVLIFVAGGIAWSSLDRLFSGTAVGAPGLIAILITVLALISKEWIFRYTMRVAKRVNSKLLEANAWHSRSDALSTAVVLVALIGAQFGVGWLDAVAAIIVGLLVGKVGWDLLWESARELVDTALPERIQQQMHDVACSVPGVDSVHDLRTRQSAGWVMVDLHVVVGPKITVSEAHEIGNEVSRRLRHDFPLLTDVIFHIDPEDDAGEGDPSRLPGLPLRPEVEAALNERWYRHPVWRTLSELQLHYLDDKVSVSLIIGDSVHQPPQCLASQLKALASDIEWLGHVEVMFITRAASSSMR, encoded by the coding sequence ATGACTCAGACCGTAGAAACGCCAGTGGTTCCCAACCGCGAGCTAGATAGCCAAGAGGCCAAACGCGTCACTTATATCGGCGCGTGGCTGGATGGTTTGCTTAGTATCGTTAAAGTCGCGGTGGGCTTTTTCGTTGGCTCAGCAGCGCTGATTGCCGATGGCATCCACTCACTTTCTGACCTTGTGACTGACGGTTTTGTACTGGCAGCCATTCACTATGGCCGTCAAGAGCCGGATATTGACCATCATTATGGCCATGGCCGTATCGAAACCCTGACCACGCTGCTGCTGGGCAGCGTACTCATCTTCGTCGCAGGCGGCATCGCCTGGTCAAGCTTAGACCGCCTATTCAGCGGCACCGCGGTAGGAGCGCCCGGCCTGATCGCGATTTTGATTACCGTTTTGGCCCTGATAAGCAAAGAGTGGATCTTCCGCTACACCATGCGGGTGGCCAAGCGTGTCAATTCAAAGCTTCTTGAGGCCAATGCCTGGCACTCACGCAGCGATGCGCTCTCTACCGCAGTCGTACTGGTTGCGCTCATTGGTGCGCAGTTTGGTGTTGGCTGGTTAGACGCCGTGGCCGCGATCATTGTTGGTTTACTGGTCGGTAAAGTGGGGTGGGATTTACTCTGGGAGTCGGCGCGGGAGTTGGTGGATACCGCACTGCCCGAGCGTATTCAGCAGCAAATGCATGATGTTGCCTGCAGCGTTCCGGGCGTCGACAGCGTGCACGACCTACGCACCCGGCAATCGGCAGGCTGGGTCATGGTTGATCTGCATGTGGTCGTGGGCCCTAAAATTACCGTCTCAGAAGCCCATGAAATCGGTAACGAAGTTAGCCGACGGCTACGCCATGACTTTCCACTGCTCACCGACGTTATTTTCCACATCGACCCTGAAGATGATGCTGGTGAGGGTGACCCCAGCCGCTTACCAGGCCTTCCCCTTCGCCCGGAGGTAGAGGCCGCACTTAATGAGCGCTGGTATAGGCATCCTGTATGGCGGACATTAAGCGAACTACAGCTGCACTACCTAGACGATAAGGTGTCCGTATCGCTGATTATTGGCGACTCAGTGCACCAGCCCCCGCAGTGCTTAGCAAGCCAGTTGAAAGCGCTGGCAAGCGATATTGAGTGGCTGGGCCACGTGGAGGTCATGTTTATTACCCGCGCTGCCAGCAGTTCGATGCGTTAA
- a CDS encoding undecaprenyl-diphosphate phosphatase: MDWLQVVVLAVVQGITEFLPISSSAHLILVPVLTAWEDQGLAFDVALHLGSLAAVVLYFRHEILRMLASSVDAATGKGVNEDAKLALWVVLATLPVCIIGFLGRDLVAEHMRSTLIIGMSLIGFGVVLGYADWKNRGSRSEYHLRLKDVLIIGVAQALALIPGTSRSGITITAALLVGMSREGAARFSFLLSIPVIVLAGGLEVIGLASSPAPIDWPAMIVGTLLSGISAYLCIHYFLVIIKKLGMQPFVVYRVLFGAWLLWFFHF; encoded by the coding sequence ATGGATTGGCTCCAGGTAGTGGTACTCGCGGTCGTACAAGGCATAACGGAATTTTTACCTATCTCAAGCTCTGCTCACCTGATTTTGGTGCCGGTGCTGACTGCCTGGGAAGACCAAGGGCTTGCCTTTGACGTCGCGTTACACTTAGGAAGTTTAGCCGCCGTCGTGCTGTATTTTCGCCATGAAATCTTACGGATGCTCGCCAGCAGTGTCGATGCCGCCACTGGTAAAGGCGTTAACGAAGACGCAAAGCTGGCCTTATGGGTAGTGTTAGCAACGCTTCCGGTTTGTATCATTGGCTTTTTAGGGCGTGACCTTGTTGCAGAGCACATGCGCTCGACACTGATTATTGGTATGAGCCTGATTGGCTTTGGTGTGGTATTGGGCTATGCCGATTGGAAAAATCGAGGCAGTCGAAGCGAGTACCATCTGCGCCTTAAGGATGTGCTGATTATTGGTGTTGCCCAAGCGCTAGCGCTGATTCCAGGCACCTCGCGCTCCGGCATTACCATTACCGCCGCGTTGCTGGTGGGGATGAGCCGGGAAGGGGCCGCGCGTTTCTCGTTTCTACTCTCAATACCGGTGATTGTATTGGCCGGTGGACTAGAAGTTATTGGGTTAGCAAGCTCTCCTGCGCCGATCGATTGGCCTGCGATGATAGTCGGAACGTTACTATCAGGCATTAGCGCCTACCTCTGTATACACTACTTCCTAGTCATTATTAAAAAGCTAGGGATGCAGCCGTTTGTGGTCTACCGGGTGCTGTTTGGTGCGTGGCTGCTGTGGTTCTTCCACTTTTAA